In Sporosarcina psychrophila, a genomic segment contains:
- a CDS encoding DUF948 domain-containing protein, with the protein MEILLYVSALIASLSLLLIVIFVIITLKSAKQTMGEVSETLKRVETKLTGITEQSEQLMEKTNRIADDAENKLQTLNSLSDSAKKLGNSTDHMNRSILAISDDVATPPEKYRDFMEKATVLTETAARVYYRFQKEKHKN; encoded by the coding sequence ATGGAAATTCTTTTATATGTAAGTGCCCTCATTGCATCCTTATCCTTATTGCTTATTGTCATTTTTGTTATCATCACATTAAAAAGTGCAAAACAGACCATGGGAGAGGTTTCAGAAACACTGAAACGGGTTGAGACGAAACTCACTGGCATCACTGAACAATCCGAGCAATTGATGGAAAAGACGAACCGAATTGCCGATGATGCGGAAAACAAACTACAAACATTGAATAGCTTATCCGACTCTGCAAAAAAACTTGGAAACTCCACGGATCATATGAACAGATCGATTCTTGCGATTTCGGATGATGTTGCTACACCTCCCGAAAAATATCGTGATTTTATGGAGAAAGCAACGGTTCTAACTGAGACAGCGGCACGGGTTTATTACCGTTTTCAAAAGGAAAAGCATAAAAATTAA
- a CDS encoding methyl-accepting chemotaxis protein produces the protein MKKILMGLRNIKTKLITSFAIVLIIPAIIIGALAYMTAKDAVKSEILAGFTENINLLNSTIDNTMQLKTHDINTFSTNITSRLYQGDSSPELREIFTQYIELHPEAEIIYIGTDKGLFIQEPDVGIPADYDPRKRPWYIEAMNKKGEVIISDPYISASTNEMVVTLSQVIKDGSGVAAVDINLNHLQNITNQVKIGKSGYAVLIDKSKKYITHPTEAAGNEVNIGLSDKLYAQEIGQFDAKFDGEERLTAFVTNELTGWKLAGSVATSEINAAALPILQRTALIILLAIIIGAITVYFIIKSIINPIKDLKEKAITISQGDLTQHIDVQTNDEIGHLGQAFNDMQESLRTLIKNVEKSAELVASSAEELSASAEQTSDATEQVATSIQEVAHSAEMQTDGVDSAAHALAAISIDVTQIAESSTMASELSYRATTEAEIGGQAVTDTVNQMTSIHKSVIESNTITKSLHERSKEVRSILDVITDIAGQTNLLALNAAIEAARAGEHGKGFAVVADEVRKLAEQSQNSAKEIREIVEGIQVDTENSVEIMERITENVQEGVDVSNEAIEKFNHIIHSMKEITPQMEEVSATAQRVAGAVQGVTITANEIANSAQGNAAASQEVAASSEEQLASMEEISSSAESLSFMAEELKELISKFKY, from the coding sequence ATGAAAAAAATCTTAATGGGCCTGCGAAACATTAAAACGAAACTAATTACATCTTTTGCAATCGTATTAATTATCCCTGCAATTATTATTGGAGCACTGGCTTATATGACGGCCAAAGACGCGGTTAAATCTGAGATATTGGCTGGTTTCACTGAAAATATCAACTTATTAAATTCAACAATTGATAATACGATGCAACTAAAAACACATGATATAAATACCTTTTCTACAAATATAACTTCAAGGCTATACCAGGGAGATAGTAGTCCTGAACTACGCGAAATCTTCACTCAGTACATAGAACTACATCCGGAAGCCGAAATCATCTATATAGGTACTGACAAAGGTTTATTTATACAAGAACCTGATGTAGGGATTCCTGCGGATTACGACCCTAGAAAAAGACCCTGGTATATAGAGGCAATGAACAAAAAAGGTGAAGTCATTATTTCCGATCCCTATATTTCGGCGAGTACAAATGAAATGGTTGTTACCCTTTCACAGGTAATAAAAGATGGTTCTGGGGTTGCGGCAGTAGATATCAACTTGAATCATTTACAAAATATAACCAATCAAGTAAAAATAGGTAAATCAGGATATGCCGTTCTAATAGACAAAAGTAAAAAATATATCACGCACCCTACCGAAGCTGCCGGAAATGAAGTAAATATTGGCTTATCCGATAAACTTTATGCTCAGGAAATCGGACAGTTTGACGCTAAGTTCGATGGTGAAGAAAGATTAACGGCTTTCGTAACTAATGAGTTAACCGGTTGGAAGCTCGCGGGATCTGTAGCCACCTCAGAGATTAATGCTGCAGCATTACCTATTCTACAAAGGACCGCTTTGATCATCTTGCTTGCGATCATTATAGGAGCGATAACTGTTTACTTTATTATTAAATCCATCATTAATCCAATCAAAGATCTAAAAGAAAAAGCGATTACAATAAGCCAAGGAGACTTAACACAGCATATCGATGTGCAAACTAACGATGAAATCGGACATTTAGGACAAGCATTTAACGACATGCAGGAAAGTCTCAGAACGTTAATTAAAAACGTTGAAAAGAGTGCAGAATTAGTAGCATCCTCTGCTGAAGAGTTATCGGCAAGTGCGGAACAAACAAGCGATGCTACAGAACAAGTGGCAACTTCCATTCAAGAAGTAGCACATAGTGCAGAAATGCAAACAGATGGTGTAGACTCCGCTGCACATGCATTAGCTGCGATTTCTATTGATGTCACGCAAATTGCAGAAAGTTCTACAATGGCTTCTGAACTATCTTATCGTGCAACGACTGAAGCTGAAATAGGTGGTCAAGCGGTCACAGATACGGTTAATCAAATGACATCAATTCATAAATCTGTTATTGAATCGAACACAATCACCAAATCATTGCATGAGCGATCTAAGGAAGTGCGTTCGATTTTGGATGTAATTACAGATATTGCGGGACAAACAAACCTTCTTGCTTTGAATGCCGCTATTGAAGCTGCAAGAGCTGGTGAACATGGTAAAGGATTTGCTGTTGTAGCTGATGAAGTTCGTAAACTAGCGGAACAATCTCAGAACTCTGCAAAAGAAATCCGTGAAATCGTGGAAGGCATTCAAGTAGATACAGAGAACTCCGTTGAAATCATGGAACGTATTACGGAAAATGTACAAGAAGGTGTAGATGTATCAAATGAAGCCATTGAGAAATTCAATCACATCATTCACAGTATGAAAGAGATCACACCTCAAATGGAAGAAGTCTCGGCCACTGCTCAAAGAGTAGCCGGCGCTGTTCAAGGAGTCACTATCACGGCAAATGAAATTGCAAACAGCGCGCAAGGCAATGCAGCTGCTTCCCAAGAAGTAGCTGCATCTTCAGAGGAGCAGCTAGCTTCGATGGAGGAAATTTCTTCATCGGCTGAATCACTATCCTTTATGGCAGAAGAATTAAAAGAATTGATTTCCAAGTTTAAGTATTAA
- a CDS encoding YIP1 family protein, whose protein sequence is MNPLFSIWSQPSTTIRYIIGHKSMMYPFILISISALINSIMAFADLGFFNGFSLFTTLVVVLFSSLLSGLAGWGVVIVAYTWIGKLLGGTGTMRKMGLATGASAIPMIWTAPIGVIAISLYGQQLFATPTGPLGTNMSVGFFFFQTWIMLAISIFGLVVESKAIGIVHNFSAWRGFGTMMLFMCFIVVISIIILGSIFSILLAM, encoded by the coding sequence ATGAATCCGCTATTTTCGATTTGGTCACAGCCAAGCACCACAATTCGATACATTATTGGTCATAAATCAATGATGTATCCATTTATCCTAATTTCCATTTCCGCGCTTATCAATAGCATTATGGCATTTGCAGACTTAGGCTTTTTTAACGGTTTTTCATTATTTACAACACTTGTTGTCGTTCTTTTTTCTAGCTTGCTTTCAGGGCTGGCAGGCTGGGGAGTTGTTATAGTTGCGTATACGTGGATTGGTAAATTATTAGGTGGAACAGGGACAATGCGGAAAATGGGCCTTGCAACCGGAGCCAGTGCAATTCCTATGATTTGGACAGCGCCTATAGGAGTCATTGCAATTTCCCTCTACGGACAGCAGCTTTTCGCTACTCCAACAGGCCCGTTAGGTACGAATATGTCCGTGGGCTTCTTCTTCTTTCAAACCTGGATTATGTTAGCTATTTCTATTTTCGGGCTTGTTGTCGAGAGTAAAGCAATTGGAATTGTTCACAACTTCTCTGCATGGCGCGGATTTGGCACAATGATGTTATTTATGTGTTTTATAGTCGTTATTTCAATCATTATCCTTGGATCCATATTTTCAATACTTCTTGCTATGTAG